The Deinococcus betulae DNA window GCCATCCAGTCTGATCCACAACTGGAAAATCGCTTCACTGTGATGAGGCTGCCACCGCTTCAATCAGGAGCACCCTTTGTGCGGATGCTGATGGCCTTTGAGCGGTGGCTCCCGTTGCCAGAGCCATCCCAGCTTCGGCAACCTGCGTTTGCGCAGTATCTCTACGACCTCAGCGGCGGTTGGATCGGTGAACTCAAAGATGTTCTGCACCGTGGCTTGAGATATGCAATCCAGCATCAAACGCCCTGCCTCATCGTTGACCTGATGCAGGCGGCTGGCTGCCTGAGTGCGAAGGAACGCCGAGCTGTCGACATCTGATGGATGCATGTCTTAGCCAAGCTGAGGCTGGATGCATCTGCTGCCTCCTTGACAATCTGACTCAATTCTGATGACAGATAGCGTCGTTGCGCGCAGGGGGTAAGGACAAAAGGTTCCGTACTGCTGACCTTCTTAATTTGATATCACACAGTATCAAAATAGGCATCACAGCTGTCAGGATCTAAATACCCTCGACACCGCGTAGAGCATCCTTCCTCTGCTTCTGGTGACCTTGGAATATTTACCCCGTCTAGGACAGGGTTTTCAAGCCTAGTCAGATTGGTTAAGGTGCCCCAGCCTCCATCCGTCCCTGTCTTTGGAGTTCTACTGCCTGCCGGAACAGAGTCGGCAGTTGGAGGCCGTACTTGCACCTGAATACTGAGTGCCACACAGCGACTAAGCGGAATGGTGAAGAACACAACTATTTAACACTAATTGAGATTGTTGTCAAAAGCCCTCCCTGAAAGACCCCTCCTGTACCCCTCAAAACGGCTTGGCGGCCTCTTCCTGGCCTTCCTATGAGCAAGGTTATTTAAAGAGCGTGTCAGACGCAGAAACTCAAGAGCCGATCAACTTGAAAGATCTAGCGCTGACCACCAGCCCACATGCTAGACACAACAGCATCCCGCTCAGGCATAGATCAGCCTGTCTCGCACATCGCGTTGAAGCTGAAGAACGGCAGCCTAAGATTTTGGAAACGGCGGCATCACCGCATCGTAAATCCAGCGCTGCAGCATCAGCGTGACGCTGGGCTTACCGGTCAGTTCCGCAGCCGCGCGAATGAAGTCTGGCGTGCTGACATTTTTGTACGCAAAGCGCTGGTAATAGCCGCGTAGAAAGCGCTGAAAGGCCGCGTCGCCTACGGTAGCCCGTAAGGCGTGCAGCACCAGAGCGCCCCGTTGGTAGACGCGCGGCGCGAAGAGGTCATGACGGAGAGTCACGTACGGTGCAGGCATGCGGGACGCCTGAGCCTTATTCAAGCGTGTCAGCACTCGCTGCTTGAGGCTGGCGGCGTCCCGCGCGACCCACAGGTCTTCAAAGTAGGTGGCAAAGCCTTCACTCAGCCAGATGTCCTGCCAGTTGGCGGGCGTCACGCTGTTGCCAAACCACTGGTGTAGCCGCCGGCACCGCCTCCCAGGGCCTTGCCGGGATAGGTAATGAGTGCCTGCGTCTCCAGCGCGTAGTCGTCCTGCCCCTGGGTATAGATCAGGCCGAAGGTCTCAAAAGGATAGGGTCCAACCTGCTGCTCCATAAATTTAAGCATGGCCGGAAGCTGCTGCCAGTTGGCCTTCTGAAAATTTGCACCGAGCGCGGTCGGTATGCTGACCATCGCCTCTAGCCCCGCACGCAGCGGCAGAGTGACCTGCGTGTAGCGGTCAATGTGGACCGTGGCCAGATACGTCGCCATTGGACTATCCATGTCATAGGTGAAGGTGCGGGTGCCTGGGCCGCTCACAGTACTGGTCAGCTGCCCGTTGGCAACTGCCCGGAGAGTATCAGGCACCGTGACATGGAAGGTGTAGGTGGCCTTGTCCGACGGAACGTCGTTGCAGGGAAACCACGACATCGCACCGTCCGGTTCGTTCAGCACGTAACTGCTGCGGCGGATGGTCTTCCATCCCACCCCATCCGCGACACCATTGACCACACTGTCACCCGGCTCCAAAACTTGCTGCGGGATACCGCCGTAGTGGATGACCACCTGAAAGGCTGCGCCGGCGGGCAGGGCTTCAGGCAGCTGAATACTCAGGCGATCTGGTGACTGAGAGAACGGAACCAGCTGACCGTCCACCAGAACGATAGTGACTGGTAAGGCATGCAGCGCCAGGGTCAGCTCACTGGCGTCTTGCTTAAGCGAGCCGCTGAGTGTGGCGACGCCGTCCAGCAGCTGGGTGGCCGGATCACTGGTGAGGTCCAGGTCATAGTGCTCCACGTCAATGGCCGGATCCCGCAGCGCCGTTTCAAGGGGTAGACGGGCCGTTGCCGGAGTGGCGACAGTGCTGGCCAGGAGTGAAGGGGTGCAGAGGGTCAGCCACAAGGGCAAGACTAGGCGCTTCATACGTGGTCCTGGGCGGCAGAGGCCATAGCGCCGCTGAGCTTGGGCCACTGGCGCTCGACATCTCTCTGCGGAGCCACGCGCGGCCTCACCGCATCATTCAATATGGCCAAGTCGTTCATTCTCGGATTGCTTTCCCGGACACAACCCACCATCGGCCTGAGATGGTCAGTGCTCTGAATGATAGAGGACGGCAGCCCAGCCGTCTGGGCAGAAAATGAAGTCAGAGCAAGCGGAGATGTTTGAGCCATGTTGAAATCCTTGGGTTGGCGAGGCGAGAGGCGCGGAGCAGCGTCTTTCTGCTGTGGCCGCGCACTGAAATGGGGGAGGGGCCGTCTGGTCTATCCCCTAAGGTACGGCAAGTGGGACGCAGACCAGGAGATCATTTCGTGGGTTCTCAAGACAGCAGTTCAGCGGAACATCCCAGGACCGCTGCTGATTGCAGCGCATCTGAAACATTAAATTTCAGTCGTTCCATGTGGCCATGAAACAGCCGTGGGTGCGGCCCAATCACATGGCAACGCAAACCAGGCTTTCTGGTTGCGCTTCTGCAGTAGTGCTTGGGGCTGTCCAGCAGCTGTCCTCTGTTGTGACGCCTCATGATTGCAGTTGGCAAGCAGAGCCGTCAGCACACCTAGTTGCCAAAGGAGAGGCTGCTTTACAGATATGGATGAGGTGGGGCGGTGAGATTCCATTTGAAGGGCAACACCCAGGAACGGGCCGGCCTCACCCAGCAACTTCTGCCCTGCTCAATTGGTGCCGAACTCACGCCAGTATGCTTCCTGCACCAGAGCGTCACCTGAAAGCAAGTCATCTGGCCCGGCTTCCCGTTCGGAGCCTCATGATGAGATGGAATGCCCTCAGCTCACTCTGTGCCCACACCTGCTCCCGAGCTCTTTGGCTCTCCC harbors:
- a CDS encoding M1 family aminopeptidase translates to MTPANWQDIWLSEGFATYFEDLWVARDAASLKQRVLTRLNKAQASRMPAPYVTLRHDLFAPRVYQRGALVLHALRATVGDAAFQRFLRGYYQRFAYKNVSTPDFIRAAAELTGKPSVTLMLQRWIYDAVMPPFPKS